Below is a window of Frigoribacterium sp. SL97 DNA.
AGGCGTGCGTCTCGCGCTCGTGCCCGGCGTGGTCGGCCGGCTCGAGCTGGAACGTCGCGTGCTCGACCGAGAAGTGGGCGGCGAGGCACCGGTCGAGGGCGTCCAGGGTCTCGTCGACCTTCATGTCGCAGAACACCTCGCGCTCGACGACGACGTGCGCCGAGAAGACGGTGGCCCCGCTGGTGATCTGCCAGGCGTGGACGTCGTGGGCCGAGACGACGCCCGGGGTGTCGCCGATGTGCGTGCGGACCGACTCGAGGTCGATGTCGCCCGGAGCCGAGCCGAACAGCACCCGGATCGCCTCGCGCAGCAGCGACCAGGCCCTCGGCACGATCATCGCCGCGATGATCAGCGACCCGACCGAATCGGCCTGCGTGAAGCCCGTGGTCAGCACGACGACGGCGGCCACGACGACGGCCGCCGAGCCGAGCAGGTCGCCGAGCACCTCGAGGTAGGCGCCGCGCATGTTGATCGAGTGCGTCGCCCCGCCCCGCAGCACGAGCAGTGCCGCGACGTTCGTCGCCCCGCCGACCAGGCCGACGACCAGCATCGGCAGCCCGAGCACCTCGTGCCCGTCGACCGCCACGAGACGGGAGACGGCGGCGACGGCGACCGAGAGCGACACGGCGAGCAGCACGAGGCCGTTGACGAAGGCGGCGAAGACCTCGGCCCGGCGGTAGCCGTAGGTCTGTCGGCCGCTCGCGGGTCGGGCGGCGACGATCGTGGCCACGAGGGCGATGACCAACCCGGCCAGGTCGGAGAGCATGTGCCCCGAGTCGGCCAACAGCGCCAGAGAGCCCGAGAGCCAGGCGCCGACCAGCTGGGCGACGAGACCGAGGGCGACGATCGCGATCGCGAGGCGGAGCCGTCGTCCGTCGGCGGCGACGTGTCCGTGTCCGTGGTCGTGGCCCATGGGCGCCTCTCGTCGGGATGGAGGGGTGGGGTGGGGATCGGGGCCCTGATCCGGCCCGGCGGGTCGGTCCGCCGGCGTTCCGGGCCGGCGTCGAATCTACCGGCGCCCGTCGGCGACGGCCACCGATCCGAGCAGTCGATAACGAGTCTCGATCCCTGCAACGACGCCGATCGGGGCCCACCGGGCGGACGAGGAGGCGCGGGTCGGCCCCGCCTGGGAGCCGCCCCCACCGCGCATGGTTCAGTGAGGCATGACCGACTCGACCGAGACCTCCTCCGCCTCCCTCGGGGAACCCGCCCGCGCCTCCTCGTCCCTCGTCGCCGTGACGGGTGCGACGGGCGCCGTGGGCGGCATCGTGGCCGCGCACCTGTCCGAGCGGGGCGTCCCGCTGCGGCTCGTCGTGCGCGACGCCACCCGGGCACCCCGACTCGACGGGGCCGAGGCCGAGGTCGCCGTCGCCACGTACGGCGACCGGGCGGCCTCCGTCGAGGCCCTGCGCGGGGTCGAGACGCTGTTCATGGTGTCGGCGGCCGAGGCCCCCGACCGCGTCGACCAGCACCGCGCCTTCGTCGACGCCGCCGTCGAGGCGGGCGTGCGGCACGTGGTCTACACGTCGTTCGCCGGTGCGTCGGCCGAGTCGGTGTTCACGCTCGGGCGGGACCACTTCGCGACCGAGCAGCACATCCGCGAGTCGGGGCTGGCCTTCACGTTCCTGCGGGACAACTTCTACCTGGACTTCATCCCGCTGTTCGCGGACGAGCAGGGCGTCATCCGCGGCCCGGCCGGTGACGGGCGCGTGGCGGCGGTGGCCCGGGCCGACGTCGCGGCGGTGGCGGCCGTCGTGCTGCTCGACCACGAGTCGCACGCCGGGGCGACCTACGACCTCACCGGGTCGGAGGCGTTCACCCTGACCGAGGCGGCTGCCCGCCTCACCGCGCTCGGCGGACGGTCGTTCACCTTCGTGGACGAGACGGTCGACGAAGCCTACGAGTCACGCCGCGTCTTCGAGCCGGAGCCCTTCCAGGCGGACGCCTGGGTCAGCACCTACACGTCCATGGCCTCGGGCGAGGTGGCGCAGGTGACGTCGTCCGTGCGCGACCTGACCGGACGCGACCCGTTGACGCTCGAGGTGCTCTTCGCCGGAGGCGTCCAGCACTGACCCGGCCCGGGAGGCCGCCCGGTCGTCGGCCCGGCTGGCGGCTCGGCCGGCTCAGGGCACGCGTCGCGACGACAGCACGCCGCTGACGCCGAGCACGACGACCGCCACGGCGACGCCGATCATCGGGATCTGCCAATTGCCGCTGACGTCGTGCAGTCCGCCGATCGCGAGCGGCCCGAGCGCGGCGATCGCGTAACCGCCGCCCTGCACCAGGGCCGACAGCCGTCGTGCCTCGACGTCGGTCGACGCCATGCGCACGATGACGATGAAGATGATCGTGATGCCGCCGCCCTGCGCGGCCCCACCGAAGATCGACCAGAGCAGCCAGTGCTCGGGAGCGAAGAGCAGGCCGAGCGGCATGGCCGACCAGAAGACGGCGATCAGCCCGATGACGACCGCCGGCCGCACGCGCAGGGCGAGGAACGGCACCCCGAGCGCACCCACGACCGCGAGGATCTGGAAGACCGACGAACTCGCCCCGGCCGCCTCGCGGGTGAGGCCGACCTCGTCGCGCAGCAGCGTGGGCATCCAGGCCGTGAGCCCGTAGTAGCCGAACGCCTGCCCCGAGAAGGCCAGCGTCAGGCCCCAGGTCGTCCACCGACGCAGCAGCGGGGTCGCGCTGCGTCGGCGCTCGCGCGCGTCGACCTCGGCCTCGCCGGGCTCGACGACGTCGATGCCGCCCGTGAAGACGTCGGCCGCCGAGGAGGCGCGGTGCCGGTCGTCGACGTCGGCCTGCGACCCCGGCACCACGGCCACGCTGCCGCCCCGCACCGCGACGCGGGGGCCGACGGCGATCGACCAGACGACGGCGGCCAGGACGGCGAGCAGCCCCCAGGTCACGAGGGCGAGGGGCCAGCCGACGACCGAGGCGATCGGGGCCGTCGCGAGCGAGGTGATCATCGACCCGACGTTGAGGGCCGAGGTGTAGATGCCGGTCACGAAGCCGGCCCGCTCGGGGCTGAAGTCACGACGGATGACGACGGGCAGCACGACGTTGCCGATCGTGATGGCGACGCCGATCACGATCGTGCCCACGTAGAGCCAGACCGTGCCGCCGGCCGTGCGCAGCAGCGTGCCGAGGAGCACGCCGGCGAGCCCCAGCGTGACGGCGCGCTCGGCGCCGATCCGGCCGATCAGGGCCGAGGCGAACGGGCTCGCCACGGCGAAGCAGAGCACGGGGATGCTGGTGAGCAGCCCGGCGACGACCGCCGTGAGGCCGAGGTCGGCGCTCATCTGGTCGAGCACGGGGGCCGGGGCCACGATCGGCCCGCGCATGTTGAGGGCGATCAGCACGATCGCGAGGGTGAGCAACCAGGCGGCGGGCGACCGCACCGCGGCCGCGGCCCGGGTCACGCGGCGCCGCGCAGCAGGGAGACGCCCAACAGGTCGGCCACCTCGTCGACGTCCGCCGCCACGGCGACCGCGCCGACGTACTCCTCGGGCTCGCCGTAGCCCCAGCCGACGAGGATGGTGGGCACGCCGTGCACGGCCGCGCCCTCGACGTCGTGGTGGCGGTCGCCGAGCAGGACGGGCCGCGAGAGGTCGGCCCCGCGGGCGCGCAGGCGCTTCAGGGCCTCCTCGACGACGTCGGCCTTGGTGTTGCGCACCTCGTCGTCGGACGCGCCGGTGATGACGTCGAGGTAGCGGTCGAGGCCGTGGGCCCGGAGGATGGCCGTGGCCGGGGTCTCGGGCTTCGAGGTCGCGGTCGAGGTGGGGATGCCGGCCGCGTGCACGGCCGCCATGAGGTCGGGCACCCCCGGGAACACCTCGCCCTCGAGGGCGCCGTGGGCCAGGTAGTGCGCGCGGTAGAGCCGCATGGCGTCGACGAGGCGCTCGCCGTCGAGGCCGAGGCGCACCTCGAAGCTCTGCGGCAGGGGCGGTCCGACCCAGGCCATGAGGTCGGCGGGCGAGGGCACCGGCAGGCCGAGTTCGCCGATCGTGTGGGCGAGGCTGGCGGTGATCGCGGGCGCCGAGTCGGCGATGGTGCCGTCGAGGTCGTAGAGGACGGCCGTGTAGGGGAGAGTCATCACCCCCAGCTTACGGATCGGGGGTCAGCAGGGGACCGCTCGGAGCGGCCAGGTCGCGACGGCCGACACGGCGTCCCGGATCGCCGTCGCGTTCGCACCCGCACTCGTCGTGCTCGTCTTCGCGGTCGCGGTCGCGGTCGGGCTCCGACGCGTCGCGTCGAACGGGCGGTGGCGGACGTCGCGGCTGCTCGCGAGGGACCGGAAGACGGGGGTCGCCTCGCGTTCGGCGGCCAGGGTGTCGAAGATCGGTGAGGTCACGGGTTGCTCCTGCGGTCGATGGGGGTCGTAGCAGAAATATAACCCTGAAATGTGAGTATCACAAGGGTTCGTCTCACTGCGCCCGCGTGGGCCCGCACCTGCGCGGCCCCGCACCCGCGTGGGCCCGCACCCGCGTGGCCCCGCACCCTCGTGGGCCGGCGTCAGAAGAGGCGGGAGTGCGAGTCGTCCAGCCCGCGCATGGCGTCGTAGTCGAGCAGGAGGGTGCGGATGCCCCGGTCGTGGGCCAGCGTGCGGGCCTGCGGTTTGATCTCTTGCGCGGCGAACACCCCGGTCACGGGGGCGAGGTGCGGGTCGCGGTTCATCAGCTCGAGGTACCTCGTGAGCTGCTCGACCCCGTCGATGTCGCCTCGCCGCTTCAGCTCGACGGCCACCGCGGCGCCCTTCGCGTCGCGGGCCAGGATGTCGACCGGCCCGATGGCGGTCATGTACTCGCGGCGGACGAGGGTGTGGCCCTCGCCGAGCAGCTCGATCTGTTCGGCCAGCAACTTCTGCAGGTCGGCCTCGACGCCGTCCTTGGTCAGCCCCGGGTCGACGCCCATCTCGTGGGACGAGTCGTGCAGCACCTCGTGGATCGACACCACCAGGAGGTCGGCCGTCTTGGCCTGGGTCACCTTCCACAGCTCGACGACGCCGGCCTCGCGTTGGTCGTCGTCGGGTTCGACCGTGCGGATCGTGCAGGGCGGGCTCATCCAGTTCAAGGGCTTGTAGCTGCCCCCGTCGGAGTGGACGAGCAGGCTGCCGTCGCTCTTGACCATCAGGAGGCGCGTGGCCAGGGGCAGGTGGGCGGACAGTCGACCGGCGTAGTCGACCGAGCAACGGGCAATGACGAGGCGCACCCGACGATCCTACGGGGCGGCGCGAACGCGGCAGGGGCCCCTCGTTGACAAGTATGCATATGTGAAATACATTCATGACAGATGGTCGGCAGGACGGCCACCGAGACGCCTCCAGGAGGAACGATGCCCCACCCGATGCCCGCCACGACCCGGCCGCTGCGGACGACGACCCACGACACGGCCGAGCTGCTGCTCGTCGACCTGGCGACGGCGCGCTACGCGCCCGGCGACTCCCTCGACGTCGACACCATCGTGCGCGAGCACCGGGTCACCCCCGGCGAGGTGCACCTCGCCCTCTTCGAGCTGAGGCGCATGAAGGTCGTGGTGCGCGCCCCGTTCAGCGGTGCCCACGTCGTCGTCTGGCACCGGCGGTTCAACGAGGTGCTGCTGCGCGACCTGGTCCGCATGGTCTCCGTGGCGTCGACGACGGCGACGTCGCTCGAGGACGTCCCCGAGCCCGCCGTGCGCCGACCGGCCTGCACGGCCCACGGGCTGGCCCTGCCCGCGGACGTCGCCCACTTCCTCGACCTCGTCCGGGCGATCGTGCAGGTGCTCTCGCCGGCGGCCCGTCAGCACGTGCGCGACGACCTGCTGCTGCCGCTCGAGATCCTCTGCAGCGCGAGGGCCGTCGCGGTGCACGACATGCGGCCCGCCCTCGGCGAGACCGTCCGCGGCGCGATCGTCGACCTGATGGAGGCCGCCGCGCACTACGGCGACTGGACACAGCTGCCCGGTCTCGCGTCCGACTACGTCACGGCCCTGGGCGTCGACGAACCGCCCGTGCGACCCGTCGACTGACGCCGCACCGACCGTCACCGCTCACCCGGAGGCCGTCCGGCCCCGTCGGCTAGGCTGCGGCAGCATGAGCCGGGCAGAGGGCGACGTCGCCGCGAGGCCGACCCTCGCGTCGGTGGCGCGGGTCGCCGGGGTGAGCGCGAGCACCGCCTCCTTGGCCTTCAGCGGGACCGGCCCCGTCTCGGACGAGACCCGCGCGCGGGTGCTCGCCGCCGCCGACGAACTCGGCTACGCCGGGCCCGACCCCCGCGCGAGGTCGCTGCGGCGTGGGCGTTCCGGCATCGTCGGCGCCGTCCTCGAGTCCACCCTCAGCACGGCCTTCCGCGACCCGATCAACGTGGCCATGCTCGACGGCATCGCCGACGTCACGGGGCCGGCCGACAACTCGCTGCTGCTGCTGACCGAGACCGCGGGCGAGCGGTCCCGCCTGCTGGACGCCCCGGTGGACGCCGTCGTGCTGTTCGGCTGCAGCACCCGCCTCGACCAGTCCGTGTCGATCATGCGTCGGCGCGGCATCCCGGTGGTCTCGATCGAGGCCCCGCCGACCGAGGGCGTGCTCGACATCGCCGAGGACAACGTGGGCTCGTCCCGCCTGTTGGCGCAGCACCTGCACGACTTCGGCCACCGACGGGTCGCCGTCGTCGCGCTCGAGCTCGGCCCGGGCCGGTCGAGCGGCGACGGGGACGACGAGCTCACCGACGCGCGCGTGGCCCGGGGCACCTCCTGGCCGACCCTCGAGCGGCTGCGCGGCACCCGCGAGGTCTTCCCGGGCGTGGGCGGCCTGGCCACCCGCGGCAGCTGGACGAGCGAGGGGCACCGCGCCGGCCTGCGCCTGCTCGACGTGCCCGAGGCCGAGCGGCCGACGGCGATCGTCGCCCAGAGCGACCTGCTCGCGTCGGGCGTCATCGCGGCGGCGGACGACCTGGGGCTGTCCGTGCCGGGCGACCTGAGCGTCGTCGGCTACGACGGCGTGCGCCTCGACGACCCGCGCGCCGCCGACCTCACGACGGTCGTCCAGCCCGCCGTCGAGAAGGGCCGCGCGGCCGGTCGCGCAGTGCTCGCGCTCCTCGCCGGCGACCCCGTCGAGGGCACGACGTTCACGAGCGTCTTCCGCCCCGGCTCGACCACGGGTCCGCCCGCGCGCTGACGCCCGACCCCGACGCCTCCTCGCCGACGCCGACCCACGACCCCGGGTTCAGCCGGCGCCGACGACCATCCAGCGGTCCGACCGCGCCCGGAGGCCCAGCGTCACGGCGCGGATGCCGATGTAGCCCAGGCCGAAGGCCAGCCACAGGGCGACCGTGCCCCGCGCGTCCGGCCCGACCCGCGCCTCCAGCGGGATCAGGATCGCGAGGTAGACGACCGTGTTGACCACGCCGGCGAGGGCGAGGTAGCGGGCGTCGCCGGCGCCGAGGAGCACGCCGTCGAGCACGAAGACGAAGCCGGCCAGCGGGATGCCCACGGCCATCGCCAGCACGACCCGGGGCAGCAGGTCGCGCACCCCGTCGTCGCCGCTGAAGACGGGTGCGAGCAGCGGCGAGACCGCGGCCAGCAGCACGCCGAGCAGCAGACCGCCGCCGACCCCGAACAGCATCAGCCGACGGGTGACGGCGCGCACCGCCTCGCGATCGCCCTGACCGAGCGCGTGGCCGACGAGGGCCTGGCCGGCGATGGCCAGCGCGTCGAGGGCGAACGCCAGCGTGCTGAACAGGGTGAGCGCGACCTGGATCGTCGCGAGCCCGGTCACCCCCGAGGAGGCGGCGGCCCAGACGGTCGCGATCATCGCGATCCGCAGGGACGCGTTGCGCACGAGCAGCCACGCGCCGGAGCGTGCCGTGCGACCGACGCCGGCCAGACCCGGACGCAGCGGAGCCCCGACGGCCCGCGCGGCACGGACGGCGATCACCACGTACACGGCGGCCATGCCCCACTGCGCGACGACGGTCCCCGCGGCCGAGCCGGCGATTCCCCAGCCGAAGCCGTAGAGGAAGAGCGCGTTCAGGCCCGCGTTCGCCGCGAAGCCGACCGTGGCGACGACCAGTGGCGTCCTGGTGTCCTGCAGGCCGCGCAGCAGTCCGGTCGCCGCGATCACGAGCAGCATGCCGGGCAGGCCGAGCATCGACACGGTCAGGTAGGTCGCCGCCGCGTCGACGACGGCCGGCTCGGTGCCGAACAGGCCGACGAGGGGGCGGGCGACGAGTGCCCCGACCCCGGCGAGCACCACCCCGACCAGCAGCGCGAACCAGAGCCCGTCGACGCCGGCGCGGATCGCTCCGGGCCGGTCACCCGCGCCGAGCCGTCGGGCCACGGTCGGCGTCGTGGCGTAGGCCAGGAAGATCAGCAGGCCGAGGGCGGTCTGCAGCACGACGCTCGCGATGCCGAGCCCGGCGAGGGGCACCGTGCCCAGGTGCCCGACCATCGCGGTGTCGGTAAGGAGGAAGAGCGGTTCCGCGATCAGCGCGCCGAGCGCCGGCGCCGCGAGGGCGACGATGCGTCGGTCCCAGGGCGAACGGAGGCGCGAGGTCGTCACCGGGGACGGCTCGCCGCGGCGGCGTCCCA
It encodes the following:
- a CDS encoding SDR family oxidoreductase translates to MTDSTETSSASLGEPARASSSLVAVTGATGAVGGIVAAHLSERGVPLRLVVRDATRAPRLDGAEAEVAVATYGDRAASVEALRGVETLFMVSAAEAPDRVDQHRAFVDAAVEAGVRHVVYTSFAGASAESVFTLGRDHFATEQHIRESGLAFTFLRDNFYLDFIPLFADEQGVIRGPAGDGRVAAVARADVAAVAAVVLLDHESHAGATYDLTGSEAFTLTEAAARLTALGGRSFTFVDETVDEAYESRRVFEPEPFQADAWVSTYTSMASGEVAQVTSSVRDLTGRDPLTLEVLFAGGVQH
- a CDS encoding HAD hydrolase-like protein, encoding MTLPYTAVLYDLDGTIADSAPAITASLAHTIGELGLPVPSPADLMAWVGPPLPQSFEVRLGLDGERLVDAMRLYRAHYLAHGALEGEVFPGVPDLMAAVHAAGIPTSTATSKPETPATAILRAHGLDRYLDVITGASDDEVRNTKADVVEEALKRLRARGADLSRPVLLGDRHHDVEGAAVHGVPTILVGWGYGEPEEYVGAVAVAADVDEVADLLGVSLLRGAA
- a CDS encoding cation diffusion facilitator family transporter; its protein translation is MGHDHGHGHVAADGRRLRLAIAIVALGLVAQLVGAWLSGSLALLADSGHMLSDLAGLVIALVATIVAARPASGRQTYGYRRAEVFAAFVNGLVLLAVSLSVAVAAVSRLVAVDGHEVLGLPMLVVGLVGGATNVAALLVLRGGATHSINMRGAYLEVLGDLLGSAAVVVAAVVVLTTGFTQADSVGSLIIAAMIVPRAWSLLREAIRVLFGSAPGDIDLESVRTHIGDTPGVVSAHDVHAWQITSGATVFSAHVVVEREVFCDMKVDETLDALDRCLAAHFSVEHATFQLEPADHAGHERETHA
- a CDS encoding MATE family efflux transporter: MTTSRLRSPWDRRIVALAAPALGALIAEPLFLLTDTAMVGHLGTVPLAGLGIASVVLQTALGLLIFLAYATTPTVARRLGAGDRPGAIRAGVDGLWFALLVGVVLAGVGALVARPLVGLFGTEPAVVDAAATYLTVSMLGLPGMLLVIAATGLLRGLQDTRTPLVVATVGFAANAGLNALFLYGFGWGIAGSAAGTVVAQWGMAAVYVVIAVRAARAVGAPLRPGLAGVGRTARSGAWLLVRNASLRIAMIATVWAAASSGVTGLATIQVALTLFSTLAFALDALAIAGQALVGHALGQGDREAVRAVTRRLMLFGVGGGLLLGVLLAAVSPLLAPVFSGDDGVRDLLPRVVLAMAVGIPLAGFVFVLDGVLLGAGDARYLALAGVVNTVVYLAILIPLEARVGPDARGTVALWLAFGLGYIGIRAVTLGLRARSDRWMVVGAG
- the nucS gene encoding endonuclease NucS; the encoded protein is MRLVIARCSVDYAGRLSAHLPLATRLLMVKSDGSLLVHSDGGSYKPLNWMSPPCTIRTVEPDDDQREAGVVELWKVTQAKTADLLVVSIHEVLHDSSHEMGVDPGLTKDGVEADLQKLLAEQIELLGEGHTLVRREYMTAIGPVDILARDAKGAAVAVELKRRGDIDGVEQLTRYLELMNRDPHLAPVTGVFAAQEIKPQARTLAHDRGIRTLLLDYDAMRGLDDSHSRLF
- a CDS encoding CynX/NimT family MFS transporter produces the protein MTRAAAAVRSPAAWLLTLAIVLIALNMRGPIVAPAPVLDQMSADLGLTAVVAGLLTSIPVLCFAVASPFASALIGRIGAERAVTLGLAGVLLGTLLRTAGGTVWLYVGTIVIGVAITIGNVVLPVVIRRDFSPERAGFVTGIYTSALNVGSMITSLATAPIASVVGWPLALVTWGLLAVLAAVVWSIAVGPRVAVRGGSVAVVPGSQADVDDRHRASSAADVFTGGIDVVEPGEAEVDARERRRSATPLLRRWTTWGLTLAFSGQAFGYYGLTAWMPTLLRDEVGLTREAAGASSSVFQILAVVGALGVPFLALRVRPAVVIGLIAVFWSAMPLGLLFAPEHWLLWSIFGGAAQGGGITIIFIVIVRMASTDVEARRLSALVQGGGYAIAALGPLAIGGLHDVSGNWQIPMIGVAVAVVVLGVSGVLSSRRVP
- a CDS encoding LacI family DNA-binding transcriptional regulator, giving the protein MSRAEGDVAARPTLASVARVAGVSASTASLAFSGTGPVSDETRARVLAAADELGYAGPDPRARSLRRGRSGIVGAVLESTLSTAFRDPINVAMLDGIADVTGPADNSLLLLTETAGERSRLLDAPVDAVVLFGCSTRLDQSVSIMRRRGIPVVSIEAPPTEGVLDIAEDNVGSSRLLAQHLHDFGHRRVAVVALELGPGRSSGDGDDELTDARVARGTSWPTLERLRGTREVFPGVGGLATRGSWTSEGHRAGLRLLDVPEAERPTAIVAQSDLLASGVIAAADDLGLSVPGDLSVVGYDGVRLDDPRAADLTTVVQPAVEKGRAAGRAVLALLAGDPVEGTTFTSVFRPGSTTGPPAR